The genome window AGCTACAATGATTGGAACGGTGAACCAATAACAGGAAGCTACTATTTTTTAACGGAACTGCTCCGGCAAAAATTCGGCTTTAATGGCTATGTGGTTTCTGACAGCGAAGCCGTTGAATACCTGTATAGCAAACACCATGTAGCAGGCGATATTAAGGAAGCTGTGCGCCAGGCATTTGAAGCTGGTTTAAATGTGCGCACTAACTTTAGTATGCCGCAAACTTACATTATGCCCTTGCGGCAACTTTATAAAGAAGGCAGGATCAGTATGAAAACGCTTGATTCGCGGGTAGGCGATGTGCTGCGGGTAAAGTTCAAGCTGGGTTTGTTTGATTCTCCCTACGTAAAAGATCCAAATGCGGCTGATAAAATTGTGCACAGCGAAGCATCAGCTGGCATGGGCCTGCAAATGAACCGCGAGGCCATGGTTCTGTTAAAAAACCAGGGTAACCTGCTACCGTTGAATAAAGTAAAAATTAAAAATATACTGGTAACCGGTCCACTGGCTGCCGAAAAAAACTACGCCATCAGTCGTTACGGCCCATCACATAACCCGGTTACCAATGTGCTTGACGGGATAAAAAACTACGTAAGGGGTTCCGCCACTGTTGCTTATGTTAAAGGCTGTAATATAGTTGACGCTACCTGGCCGGAGAGCGAAATTATTGAAACCCCGCTTACCGCTAACGAACAGGCAGGCATAGATTCAGCCGTTTCCGCAGCTAAAAATGCCGATGTGGTAATTGCTGTAGTGGGCGAAGATGTGGAACGCGTGGGCGAAAGCCTGTCGCGCACAGGGTTAAATTTACCGGGACGTCAACTAAAACTGATCCAGGCATTACAGGCCACAGGTAAGCCGGTAGTAATGGTAATGATAAACGGACAGCCGCTTACCATAAACTGGGAAAACAAATATGTGCCTGCTATTTTGGAAGCATGGTTCCCCGGCCCTGAAAGTGGTAAGGTTATTGCCGAAACTTTATTTGGTGACAACAACCCCGGTGGCAAGCTTTCTATTACCTTTCCGAAAACGGTTGGCCAGATTGAATTTAACTTCCCTTTTAAACCAGGCTCACAGGCCGGGCAGAACGGTTCAAATAGCTGGGGCAAGACCAGCGTAAACGGCGCATTGTATCCTTTTGGCTACGGCTTAAGTTACACCACATTTACTTATGAGAACCTACAGGTATCGCCCGAAAAAGAAAATCAGCAGGGCGATGTAACCGTAACCGTTGATGTAACTAATACCGGGCAGCGCAAAGGCGACGACGTGGTACAGCTTTACCTTAAACAGGAGATCAGTAGCGTTACCGTTTATGAATATGACCTGCGCGGCTTTGAGCGAATCAGCCTCAATCCCGGTGAAAAAAGAACGGTAACCTTCACCCTGCATCCTGATGACCTGGCTATTTTGGATAAAAACATGAACTGGACGGTAGAACCCGGCAAATTTATGGTAATGATCGGGCAGTCATCCGAGGATATTAAGCTGAAGAAAGAGTTTGAGGTGGAGAAGTAAAGGATTTCGGAGGCTGGATTTAATTGCTGTCTTCCCAATAAAACACTCCATGCAACCGATAAATAGATTTAACAGGATACAACCAACTTTAACAGTACCATCACAACTCAAAATAGTTAATTATATATCTCATAAAGAAAGTATTTAATTATTCCATTTGCAGAAAAGTCAGGTTAATAATTCCTGCCTTTTTAAAGTTATGATAGCCGGAGATAAACTAATTGATAAATAATTGATTCAAAAGGTTTTATTAGATATTTAAAAACATGCCACGAATATAAAGACCGGATTCCGAGCTTCTGATAACACTTTTTAGTAAGCAGAAACACCTCATTTGCCGTAAAAAAATTAATTTTAATGCTTACTTATAGTTTATTGCTGCTTGGATATTTCTGCATTTTTCCTAATTTTAGAAGAAAATAAACCTGCTGCCACGCAGCGATGAGCTTATTAACACTATATTATTGAATGGAACTTAAAACTAAAAGTGTAAAGGGCATGCAGCTTAAGCACATGATAACCAAATGCCTTTATTTTGACAAGGCGATGTCATGTGCTGAACTAAGTGAATTATTTGATAAAAGTATCCCTTCAATAGCCAAGGCACTTAATGAATTAATTGAGAAAGGTTTCGTGGTTGAACAGGGCTACGCCCCATCCAGCGGTGGACGCCGGCCGCTGATGTATGCCATTAATGCCGATGCCATGTATATACTGGCTGTAGCTATGGACCAGATGAATACCCGCATTCAGCTGGTTGACCTGCGCAACCAGCCGGTTGCTGATATGATGATGTTTGAACTGAAGCTTGCCGGCAACGATTATGCCGTGCATACTCTTGTTGATCATATTAACCAATATCTCGACAATTGCGGAATACTTAAAGAAAAGATCACCGGGATAGGGATAGGGATGCCCGGCTTTATTGATCCGGTTAAAGGCAACAATTACACTTACCTTAAAACCGGCGACAGCAGCCTGTCGCAATATATAGCCGATGAAACCGGTTTACCTACATACATTGACAACGACTCGAGCCTGATAGCACTTGCCGAACAAAAATTCGGCATAGCCAAATGGCAAAAAGAAGTGATGGTAATAAACCTGAGCTGGGGTATTGGCCTGGGTATGATTGTAAATGGTGAACTTTTCAGAGGACGAAACGGGTTTGCAGGCGAATTTAGCCATATCCCGCTATCAGAGGATGGCGCGCTGTGTGAATGCGGAAAAAGGGGATGCCTGGAAGCCGAAGCGTCTATGCTGGTAGTATCAACCAGGGCCATTGAAGGAATTAAACATGGACGGGTTACCAGCCTTAAAATAGCCGGCGATGCGCAAAGCAAGCAAATGGGCGATGCAATAATGGCCGCGGCCAACAAGGGCGACCAGTTTGCAATTGAACTATTTGCAGATTCGGGCTATAAGATAGGAAAGGCGCTGGCTATACTGATCCATATTATGAACCCGCAGGCTATTGTGTTAAGCGGGCGCGGTGCAAAAGTTGGGAAAATACTTTTAGCACCCATACAGCAGGCTTTGCATAAATATTGTATCCCCCGTCTTTCGGGCGGTACTGAACTATTGGTGTCAGAACTGGGCTTTGATGCCGAACTGATAGGTGCAGCTATACTGGTAATGGAAAATTTCGATAAAGAAGTTAAGAGCCAGGTGGTAAGTATTTAACATGCTCCGCGCTATTGATAACTTCTTTTTAAACCAGGATGAACCTGCAAAAGGCTGCCTCCTGTTTTTGAGGGAACACATCCTGAATTTCGATACGAACATCACCGAATCATGGAAGTATGGCATGCCGTTTTACTGCTACAAAGGAAAAATGTTCTGCTACTTATGGATCAATAGAAAAACTCATAATCCCTACCTCGGTATTGTTGAAGGCAGGAAGATCGATCACCCGTTATTGATCATAGAAAAACGCGCCCGGATGAAAACGATGCAAATAGATGCAAAGCAGGATGCTCCAATTGATATGATCGACAGCATTTTGCAAATGGCGATCGACTTGTACCCTAACTGATAAACTGCTATGCAAATTAAAAGAATAACGATTTCTGATTATCATCTGGTTATCCCTCTTTTCAATAGTTACCGGGTATTTTATAAACAGCCTTCAGACCTGGATTTGGCCGGGCATTTTATAAAATCACGTCTGCAAAATAATGAATCAGTAATTTTTGCAGCGTTAACTAATGATAACGGCGAACAGACGCCGGCAGGATTTACACAGCTATACCCGCTGCTCTCGTCAGTTAAGGCAACAAGAAACTGGTTACTTAATGACCTGTTTGTTGATGCTGCTTTTCGTAAACAGGGCATTGGCGAAGCCCTGATAAAAATGGCCATGGAATTTGCAGGCAATAATGGCGCAACTTACCTGAAGCTGGAAACCGCAGCAGATAACTACACGGCCCAAAGCCTTTACGAAGCTATTGGCTTTGTAAAAAAGCAGGCAGCAGGATCTTTTTTGGTTTACCAAATTCAACTTTAAATACATAAACAAAAGCTATGCAAAAACCCGATAGCCTGATATTTGACATGGACGGGACCCTTTGGGATGCCGTTGATACCTACGCCGAATCGTGGAATGTGATATTCAGGGAAATGGAGATAGACATTATTGTTACCCGTGATGAGCTGGCAAAAATGGTTGGCATGGAGGGCCGAAAAGTTATTGCCCATATTATGCCTGACTTTGACGACGAGAAACGCCAGTTTATCTACGCTACGGTTAACGAGAGGCGGCGCAGCCTGCTGCCACAGATGGGCGGCATTTTGTATGATGGTGTTAAAGAAGGATTGCAGCAACTGGCTGAAAAATACCCGGTTTTTATATTGAGTAACTGTGCCAAAGGCATCATCAGACTGTTTATTGACTGGGCGGGTATTGATAAACATATTACGGATGAACTTGCCCATGGAGTAAACTTTATGCCTAAAAATCATAACATAAAATTATTGATGGATCAACACGGCCTCAAAAGCCCCGTGTACATTGGCGATACTGCCGGCGACGGCGACGAAAGCCGTAAGGCAGGTGTTCCGTTTGTGTTTGTGAGTTACGGCTTCGGGGATACAGCAGATTATGATTTAAAGTTTGATGATTTTAAATCGCTGACGGATTATTTTATGGAGCTATAAGGCTATTACCTGCTAAGTAATCATCATATTGATGATCACAAATAGTGATAAGCCAAATAAACACCTTAACTTCAACCTGTCATTATCCTATATGAAAAAACGAACGGGGGTTGCAGCTAAAATTAAAGGTTTTTGGCGTATTCTTGGTCCCGGCCTTGTAACCGGGGCGGCTGATGATGATCCATCAGGTATAGCTACCTATTCACAAACAGGGGCCCAGTTTGGTTACGGCCAGTTGTGGACCGCACTCTATATGCTCCCTTTAATGACCGCCGTACAGGAAGCCTGCGCCCGAATAGGTTTAGTAACCGGCAAGGGCATTACCACAATAGTTAAGGAGCGCTACAGCAGCGGTGTTTTGTATGCCGTAGTTTCGTTAGTAGTTATTGCCAATGTGATAAATATAGGTGCCGACCTGGGGGCAATGGCCGCCGCCGCTCAGTTGCTTGTACCAATACCTTTTGTTGTACTCACCCTGGTATTTACTTCAATCATATTGCTGCTGGAGGTATATACAAATTATAAGGTTTATTCAAAAATCCTGAAGTGGCTGGCAATTACACTCCTTGCTTATCCAATTACCGTATTTATAGTACAGCAGCCCTGGGTTACCGTTTTAAAAGCAACGATAACCCCTCATTTTGAATTCTCCTTTGCTTTTCTGTTTATTATAACCGGTGTTTTAGGCACCACTATTTCGCCTTATATGTTTTTTTGGGAAGCATCTCAGGAGGTGGAAGAGGATAAAGAAAAACACCTGTTGACCAAAGGGAAGCCGAGGATCAGTTGGATGAGCGTACACCGGATGCGGCTTGATAATACTTTCGGGATGATATTTTCTGAATTTGCTACCTGGTGCATTATAGTAGTTGGGGCTACGGTTTTACATAACAGCGGTGTGCACGATGTTAAAACAGCTGCTGACGCTGCTAAGGCGATAGAGCCTTTGGTGCATAGCTTTCCACATGCAGGCTTTTTATCAAAGCTGATATTTTCTATTGGCATTATGGGCCTAGGGATGCTGGCAATCCCGGTACTTTCGGGTTCAGCCGCATATTCGGTAGCCGAAGCATTTAACTGGAAAGCAAGCCTTAACTTAAAACTAAACAAGGCCAAAGGATTTTACAGTATAATTATTGCCGCTACCGTTGTAGGGCTGCTGTTAAATTTTATCGGGATTAACCCGGTTAAGGCATTGGTTTATGCCGCTGTATTAAACGGTGTTGCGGCAGTTCCGCTTTTGTTTTTGATTATTAAAATTTCAAGCGACGACACAATAATGGGTGAGTTTAAAAGCGGCTGGCTCTCTAAAACCATTCTTTGGGCAACTTTTGCCGCTATGGGCGCAGCAGCTATTGCTATGTTTTATACCATTCTTTAAGGATCTTATTGCCTTTGTTCAAAAAAACCAGCCTCAATAAAACTACGCTTCCATTCCGGCCAGATGCTATCAATACCGGCCCGCTGAAAGTTAAAAGTTTTTACCAGGTAATTCATGGCCCCATCAACCGTATTGCCGCCCTGCATGCTTTTTAAAAAACAGTATTGCGCCCCTCTTATAGTAAACAGCCCAAGCTTAAAATTATGGCGGGTAACCGCACAATAGCTTTCTTCAGGGAAAGGCAGTTCAGGCAGTGCTCCCTGGCTAAACTGCAGGTAATAACTGCAAATGGGGAACTGATGTTGAAAGAGGTGCAGTACAGGTGTAAGCGTTAGTAAATCGTCGGCAGTATCAATGGTAGCAATTGTATTGTTGTTGGCCGATGGCTCATCAAATATAACTGAAAGGGCATATTCAAACCCGGCAAGTTCTATCATAAAATCGGGCCAGTTTTCCTTTTGTTCAAGGCCGGCGTCAGGTCGCGTCTCCTGTAAAAAAGTAGCAAAATTTTCGCCAAGGGTATTCAGTGTATAACTGTGGGAAGGGTAGGTATCCAGGTATTGATCGGCAAACAGTTCGAACAACTCATTACCCAAAGCAAACGCAAGAGCGCTAAACTGACTGTGCATACAGGCTCTTAGCCTGGCGATATAGCTATACCGGTAAATATCAAGATGCCTTACTGCACTTAGCCTTTGGGATGCGTTAACCACATTTTCAATTGCAACAACTTGTTCTGTATTACTGTTATCTACAGGTATATGGTGCACCAGCATACCCTGCATCCAATTTTGCAATTCAGTTAAAGAAAATGCGTTATTTGAATTCATTATTTACTTTGCTTTGCCGCATTTATAACTAATTAACCACGATATCATTCACTAAAAAATTAACCGGATTTGATATAGCATCATTATTATACTCTAATTTTTCGGGGCCGGATTCTTGATTCAAAATACCGCTCATGTGCTGCTTTGCTTTTAACAACTCTGTATGATAAGCTTCAAAATCCGGGATATTGCTATCCCATTCCAATAAGGTAGCCACACCGCCGGTAAGCCGCCACGCCAAAGCAAACAGCCTCCATACATCCTGTACCACCTGCCTGTCATGTGTATCAATAATATGGGTGCCGCAATGCTGGTGACCGGCTATGTGCATCTGTACAATACGGTGATGGGGTAATTGATGAATATAGTGCACAGGATCAAAATCATTATTAAAGGCGGATACGTATACATTGTTTACATCAAGCAGTAAGCCGCAGCCGGTTTCTTCGGCCATGTAGCGTAAAAAATCGTATTCGGGAATGGTTGAATGTTTAAAGGTTAAGTACGTACTGGGGTTTTCAAAAACTAAGGGGCGCTGTAAAAAGTCCTGAACCTCGTTTATTCGCAAGCATACGTTTTTTAATGATTCCTCATTTAAAACAACCGGTAAAAGATCATGCGTATTCAGGCTGTTAATACCTGTCCAGCATAAGTGGTCGCTGACCCAGAGCGGTTTTACTTCGGCGGCAAGCTGTTTTAGTTTGGTAAGATATTCTTTATTTAGCGGGTCTGTGCTGCCTATGGACAGTGATACCCCATGCATTACAACCGGGTATCGCGCTGCTATTTGTTTCAAAACATCGCGTGGCCTGCCGCCGGAATCCATAAAATTTTCCGAGATCACTTCAAACCAGTCAACCGCCGGGCTATGATCAAGGATGTAATTAAAATGCTTGCTCCGTAACCCCAGGCCAAGCCCGGGGTTAGGCAAGCTATTTATCAAATCACTATATTTTTCCTTTTTTTCAATCATCCTGTTAATCCATTGCCACAGCTAAAACCTCGCCGGGAAAGGTGATTTTAGCTTCACGCCTTTAGAATTTCAATAACTTTTTAGCCACTCCTCTGCTAGAGATGAGTGGGCATGTTGTGAGTTACTCTTTTTCGCCTTCACAAAGTTTCTTTCCATGACCGGCAGGATCATTAAAACCAAAAGAGCAAACTTTATCGCCACTGTTACCGCATGAATCATAAGACCCTAACACCGATACCAGCCAATTTTGAGGCGGGCCGCATTTAAATGGAGCATCACCATAATTTCTTTTAGCCTTTAACATTCTTTGTTCAAATAGTTTACGGGCCTGCAGCCATACGCTTTTACCTCTT of Mucilaginibacter xinganensis contains these proteins:
- a CDS encoding DUF1801 domain-containing protein, giving the protein MLRAIDNFFLNQDEPAKGCLLFLREHILNFDTNITESWKYGMPFYCYKGKMFCYLWINRKTHNPYLGIVEGRKIDHPLLIIEKRARMKTMQIDAKQDAPIDMIDSILQMAIDLYPN
- a CDS encoding GNAT family N-acetyltransferase encodes the protein MQIKRITISDYHLVIPLFNSYRVFYKQPSDLDLAGHFIKSRLQNNESVIFAALTNDNGEQTPAGFTQLYPLLSSVKATRNWLLNDLFVDAAFRKQGIGEALIKMAMEFAGNNGATYLKLETAADNYTAQSLYEAIGFVKKQAAGSFLVYQIQL
- a CDS encoding ROK family transcriptional regulator codes for the protein MELKTKSVKGMQLKHMITKCLYFDKAMSCAELSELFDKSIPSIAKALNELIEKGFVVEQGYAPSSGGRRPLMYAINADAMYILAVAMDQMNTRIQLVDLRNQPVADMMMFELKLAGNDYAVHTLVDHINQYLDNCGILKEKITGIGIGMPGFIDPVKGNNYTYLKTGDSSLSQYIADETGLPTYIDNDSSLIALAEQKFGIAKWQKEVMVINLSWGIGLGMIVNGELFRGRNGFAGEFSHIPLSEDGALCECGKRGCLEAEASMLVVSTRAIEGIKHGRVTSLKIAGDAQSKQMGDAIMAAANKGDQFAIELFADSGYKIGKALAILIHIMNPQAIVLSGRGAKVGKILLAPIQQALHKYCIPRLSGGTELLVSELGFDAELIGAAILVMENFDKEVKSQVVSI
- a CDS encoding HvfC/BufC N-terminal domain-containing protein, yielding MNSNNAFSLTELQNWMQGMLVHHIPVDNSNTEQVVAIENVVNASQRLSAVRHLDIYRYSYIARLRACMHSQFSALAFALGNELFELFADQYLDTYPSHSYTLNTLGENFATFLQETRPDAGLEQKENWPDFMIELAGFEYALSVIFDEPSANNNTIATIDTADDLLTLTPVLHLFQHQFPICSYYLQFSQGALPELPFPEESYCAVTRHNFKLGLFTIRGAQYCFLKSMQGGNTVDGAMNYLVKTFNFQRAGIDSIWPEWKRSFIEAGFFEQRQ
- a CDS encoding HAD family hydrolase, with amino-acid sequence MQKPDSLIFDMDGTLWDAVDTYAESWNVIFREMEIDIIVTRDELAKMVGMEGRKVIAHIMPDFDDEKRQFIYATVNERRRSLLPQMGGILYDGVKEGLQQLAEKYPVFILSNCAKGIIRLFIDWAGIDKHITDELAHGVNFMPKNHNIKLLMDQHGLKSPVYIGDTAGDGDESRKAGVPFVFVSYGFGDTADYDLKFDDFKSLTDYFMEL
- a CDS encoding NRAMP family divalent metal transporter, yielding MITNSDKPNKHLNFNLSLSYMKKRTGVAAKIKGFWRILGPGLVTGAADDDPSGIATYSQTGAQFGYGQLWTALYMLPLMTAVQEACARIGLVTGKGITTIVKERYSSGVLYAVVSLVVIANVINIGADLGAMAAAAQLLVPIPFVVLTLVFTSIILLLEVYTNYKVYSKILKWLAITLLAYPITVFIVQQPWVTVLKATITPHFEFSFAFLFIITGVLGTTISPYMFFWEASQEVEEDKEKHLLTKGKPRISWMSVHRMRLDNTFGMIFSEFATWCIIVVGATVLHNSGVHDVKTAADAAKAIEPLVHSFPHAGFLSKLIFSIGIMGLGMLAIPVLSGSAAYSVAEAFNWKASLNLKLNKAKGFYSIIIAATVVGLLLNFIGINPVKALVYAAVLNGVAAVPLLFLIIKISSDDTIMGEFKSGWLSKTILWATFAAMGAAAIAMFYTIL
- the bufB gene encoding MNIO family bufferin maturase — encoded protein: MIEKKEKYSDLINSLPNPGLGLGLRSKHFNYILDHSPAVDWFEVISENFMDSGGRPRDVLKQIAARYPVVMHGVSLSIGSTDPLNKEYLTKLKQLAAEVKPLWVSDHLCWTGINSLNTHDLLPVVLNEESLKNVCLRINEVQDFLQRPLVFENPSTYLTFKHSTIPEYDFLRYMAEETGCGLLLDVNNVYVSAFNNDFDPVHYIHQLPHHRIVQMHIAGHQHCGTHIIDTHDRQVVQDVWRLFALAWRLTGGVATLLEWDSNIPDFEAYHTELLKAKQHMSGILNQESGPEKLEYNNDAISNPVNFLVNDIVVN
- a CDS encoding glycoside hydrolase family 3 N-terminal domain-containing protein; the protein is MKKLLVLLLLPYCFFTFAQSKNIYHKGWVDFNKNGKMDVFEDPSQTIDKRITDLLSQMTIEEKTCQLATLYGYKRVLKEEMPAPSWKNEVWKDGIANIDEELNNLTSKTDDAPTQYSYPYSKHASAINTIQKWFVEETRMGIPVDFTNEGIHGLNHDRATPLPAPIAIGSTWDKELVRRAGQTVGKEAKALGYTNVYAPILDVSRDQRWGRVVETYGENPFLIAELGKQMTLGIQEEGVASTLKHYAVYSVPKGGRDGAARTDPHVAPREMYQLYLYPFRRVIQEAHPLGVMSSYNDWNGEPITGSYYFLTELLRQKFGFNGYVVSDSEAVEYLYSKHHVAGDIKEAVRQAFEAGLNVRTNFSMPQTYIMPLRQLYKEGRISMKTLDSRVGDVLRVKFKLGLFDSPYVKDPNAADKIVHSEASAGMGLQMNREAMVLLKNQGNLLPLNKVKIKNILVTGPLAAEKNYAISRYGPSHNPVTNVLDGIKNYVRGSATVAYVKGCNIVDATWPESEIIETPLTANEQAGIDSAVSAAKNADVVIAVVGEDVERVGESLSRTGLNLPGRQLKLIQALQATGKPVVMVMINGQPLTINWENKYVPAILEAWFPGPESGKVIAETLFGDNNPGGKLSITFPKTVGQIEFNFPFKPGSQAGQNGSNSWGKTSVNGALYPFGYGLSYTTFTYENLQVSPEKENQQGDVTVTVDVTNTGQRKGDDVVQLYLKQEISSVTVYEYDLRGFERISLNPGEKRTVTFTLHPDDLAILDKNMNWTVEPGKFMVMIGQSSEDIKLKKEFEVEK